One region of Zingiber officinale cultivar Zhangliang chromosome 7B, Zo_v1.1, whole genome shotgun sequence genomic DNA includes:
- the LOC122004954 gene encoding WD repeat-containing protein 6-like isoform X2, which translates to MAGGERSSWRLRIGPYFGEVSALSFVPLPRPMSPFPLLLAGTGSELLVYDVRSANLVETFQVFEGVRVHGISLQSPDNNDDPFCSAAFFIIAIYGERRVKLFRLCIRLGLNDGAGSNLGVRLELIQRLPGFDHWVLDVCFLKEDNVLAVGLSDNSVALWNLTSSIVVTRVKSSERCLLYSMRLWGNSIRLLIMASGTIFNEIIIWKLIHERPHPSSNQLKEHIGSNSSSAMDAHIDSVNYVAYHLNKLIGHEGSIFRMSWSSDGTRLMSVSDDRSARIWLIDCQKQEFDNLVQTLGNYVSSDLTLFGHNARIWDCYISHSVAITAGEDCSCRVWATSGDQLLMLKEHIGRGIWRCLYDPDSSLLVSAGFDSAVKVHQITSSSSKEAREQYGISDNLMDQRENFQICIPKLANQLSLMDSKSEITRTELIQLRESQIICMDILPMKTSESSLNLDDIVAIGDGNGKVTVVGVNNRGVTPSASFSFNWSAEKERQLLGVHWCRSLGSSYLFTSDPRGILRMWKIEKAALESDIHVTSIDYNALLLAVFTSSFRHRIMCIDASRKEEVLICGDKRGNIILFPLVDELMVEKRTEIIVISPGDQFKGAHGISSVTSICIVSSQLNDADIQTTGADGCICYFQYSKILRKIEFIGMNQVKDLSMIQSVFSSATSGDTKFNKYAIGFTSVDFIMWDMTNETKTIKIPCGGWRRPFSFHFGDVPEHQNCFAYVKDHIVHVHRVWVVAKEKLFPKVLHMQYHGREIHSLSFISAVHLSTLNKGGHSWIATGCEDGSLRLARYSSIKAGRWSESILLGEHVGGSAVRSICFIPKIYTFKIPMSSTSNKDTHRISNDSSEDQLLLISVGSKQVLTSWILQSSSAQNKNSDYTSDPSKTELSSISFRWFSTQLPSKFASRQKGLEKLFKTSEESNHLTTECDQISTLNSTFVDQMDNDWRYLAVTAFLLKPVDSRTTICFIVVACSDATLMLKALLLPYRLWFDVALLVPVKSPVLSLQHIVVPWDSCSKDAAPIGNAYLLISGSTDGSITFWDLTEVVESFVQTVLDVQPQMFIDCQRRPKTGRGSQGGRRWKSLSNASPGNTFSNSNGIKQGADMVCSENEFANLSTMDSDQIHTPSSTQLIDVPKGPSNIFSNLCEIHPSCVLSSLHQSGVNCLNVAEIKKCQYSKSEITYCVLSGGDDQSLHLLVFGLQVEPTNQDAGDNQCTARQNYIDDGDHNRRDGKRYKLNVLSQNSILSAHNSAVKGVWTDGTWAFTTGLDQRIRCWQIDPLFRLSEHSNVIISVPEPETLDAIIHDSGGNSWYQIAVAGRGMQMVEFKSIAGDDE; encoded by the exons ATGGCTGGAGGCGAGCGGAGCTCATGGCGACTAAGGATCGGTCCTTACTTCGGAGAAGTTTCTGCTCTCTCATTCGTTCCTTTGCCTCGTCCCATGTCCCCCTTCCCCCTTCTTCTCGCTG GAACTGGATCTGAGTTACTGGTTTACGATGTCAGATCGGCGAACCTTGTGGAGACCTTTCAGGTCTTCGAAGGGGTGCGTGTTCATGGAATCTCATTGCAATCTCCTGACAATAATGATGACCCTTTTTGTTCGGCAGCATTTTTCATTATTGCTATCTATGGAGAGCGGCGAGTTAAGCTATTTCGCTTGTGTATTAGATTGGGGTTGAATGATGGTGCTGGGTCCAATTTAGGAGTGAGATTGGAATTGATCCAGAGATTGCCAGGGTTTGATCACTGGGTCCTGGATGTCTGCTTCTTGAAG GAGGACAATGTTCTTGCAGTGGGCCTCAGTGATAATTCTGTAGCTTTGTGGAATCTTACTAGTTCTATTGTGGTCACCCGAGTGAAATCTtcag AGAGGTGTCTCTTGTATTCTATGAGACTGTGGGGAAACAGCATAAGGCTACTCATTATGGCATCTGGAACAATTTTTAATGAG ATAATCATTTGGAAGTTAATTCATGAAAGACCTCATCCTTCATCCAATCAATTGAAGGAGCACATTGGTTCCAACTCATCCAGTGCAATGGATGCTCATATTGATAGTGTGAACTATGTAGCTTATCATTTGAATAAACTAATTGGGCATGAAGGATCAATATTTCGAATGAGTTGGTCATCCGATGGAACAAGGCTGATGTCTGTTTCTGATGATCGCAG TGCTCGTATCTGGCTAATTGATTGTCAAAAGCAAGAATTTGACAATCTTGTGCAGACTCTGGGTAATTATGTTTCATCTGATCTCACATTGTTCGGGCATAATGCTAGAATCTGGGACTGCTATATATCTCATTCT GTAGCAATTACAGCTGGCGAAGATTGTTCATGTCGAGTTTGGGCAACAAGTGGGGATCAATTATTGATGTTAAAGGAACACAT TGGTAGAGGCATATGGCGTTGTTTGTATGATCCAGATTCTTCACTTCTGGTAAGTGCGGGATTTGATTCTGCAGTCAAAGTGCATCAAattacttcctcttcttctaaggAGGCAAGAGAACAATATGGCATATCAGACAATTTGATGGATCAGAGAGAGAATTTCCAAATTTGTATTCCTAAATTAGCAAACCAGCTTTCTCTGATGGACAG CAAAAGCGA GATAACCCGGACTGAACTTATCCAACTAAGAGAATCACAGATTATTTGTATGGATATATTGCCCATGAAGACTTCAGAGTCATCTTTGAACCTGGATGATATTGTTGCAATTGGAGATGGAAATGGGAAAGTGACAGTTGTTGGGGTTAATAATCGAGGCGTTACTCCTTCAGCCTCGTTCTCTTTTAATTGGTCAGCAGAAAAGGAGAGACAATTATTAGGTGTCCACTGGTGCAGATCATTGGGTAGTAG CTATCTCTTTACATCAGATCCTCGGGGTATCCTGAGGATGTGGAAAATCGAAAAGGCTGCTTTAGAATCTGACATCCATGTTACCAGCATAGATTACAATGCATTACTTCTTGCAGTGTTTACTTCAAGTTTCAGACATCGAATCATGTGTATCGATGCCTCACGTAAAGAGGAG GTTCTTATATGCGGTGATAAGCGTGGGAATATTATTCTCTTTCCTTTGGTGGATGAATTGATGGTAGAAAAACGCACAGAAATAATAGTCATCTCTCCTGGTGATCAATTTAAAGGTGCACATGGCATATCTAGTGTCACTAGTATCTGCATTGTCAGTTCACAATTGAATGATGCTGACATTCAAACG ACTGGGGCAGATGGATGCATTTGTTATTTCCAGTATAGTAAAATCCTAAGGAAAATTGAATTTATTGGGATGAATCAAGTGAAAGATCTTAGTATGATTCAGTCAGTCTTTTCAAGTGCAACCTCTGGGGACACAAAATTCAACAAATACGCAATTGGTTTTACATCCGTGGATTTTATAATGTGGGATATGACAAATGAAACTAAG ACAATCAAAATTCCTTGCGGAGGGTGGCGCAGgccattttcttttcattttgggGACGTTCCAGAACACCAAAATTGTTTTGCTTATGTGAAG GATCACATTGTTCATGTTCATAGGGTTTGGGTGGTTgctaaagaaaaattatttcccAAGGTCTTGCATATGCAATACCATGGGAGAGAGATACACTCATTATCTTTCATTTCAGCTGTGCACCTATCAACACTCAATAAGGGTGGTCATTCATGGATTGCAACAGGCTGTGAAGATGGAAGTTTGCGGCTGGCCAG GTACTCGTCTATCAAAGCTGGAAGATGGTCTGAGTCAATATTGCTGGGTGAGCATGTAGGAGGGTCAGCTGTGAGGTCTATATGCTTCATCCCAAAGATATATACCTTCAAAATTCCAATGTCCAGTACCTCTAACAAAGATACACATCGCATTTCAAATGATTCCAGTGAAGACCAACTTTTATTGATTTCAGTTGGTTCCAAGCAAGTTCTGACTTCTTGGATCTTACAGAGTAGCAGTGCACAAAACAAAAATTCTGATTATACATCAGATCCGTCCAAAACTGAGTTATCATCAATATCTTTTCGGTGGTTCTCCACTCAGCTGCCCTCAAAGTTTGCTAGTCGTCAAAAGGGTTTGGAGAAGTTATTCAAAACATCTGAAGAAAGTAATCATTTAACCACTGAGTGTGATCAGATTTCAACATTAAACTCCACTTTTGTGGATCAGATGGATAATGACTGGAGATACCTGGCTGTTACTGCTTTTCTTTTGAAACCTGTAGATAGTAG GACTACAATATGCTTTATAGTGGTTGCTTGTTCAGATGCAACCCTCATGTTGAAGGCTCTTCTTTTGCCTTATCGATTATG GTTTGATGTAGCTTTACTTGTTCCAGTAAAATCTCCTGTTTTATCTCTGCAGCACATTGTTGTTCCTTGGGATTCCTGCTCCAAAG ATGCTGCTCCAATTGGAAATGCATATCTCCTTATAAGTGGATCAACTGATGGAAGCATTACTTTCTGGGATCTCACTGAAGTAGTTGAATCCTTTGTGCAAACAGTGCTGGATGTTCAACCACAGATGTTCATTGATTGTCAGAGAAGACCTAAAACTGGAAGAGGAAGCCAAGGTGGAAGAAGGTGGAAATCATTGAGTAATGCATCTCCTGGGAATACATTTAGCAATTCAAATGGCATAAAACAAGGCGCTGATATGGTTTGTTCTGAAAATGAATTTGCAAATTTATCTACTATGGATAGTGATCAGATACACACTCCATCTAGCACACAGCTAATTGATGTTCCAAAAGGGCCTTCAAATATCTTTTCGAATTTATGTGAAATACATCCCTCATGTGTTTTAAGTTCACTACACCAGTCAGGTGTCAACTGTTTAAATGTTGCAGAAATAAAGAAATGCCAGTACTCAAAATCTGagattacttactgtgttttaagTGGTGGGGATGATCAATCTCTACACTTGCTAGTCTTTGGCTTGCAAGTGGAACCAACCAATCAGGATGCTGGAGATAATCAGTGTACTGCTAGACAGAATTATATAGACGATGGGGATCATAATCGAAGAGATG GCAAAAGGTACAAGCTCAATGTGCTTTCCCAAAATAGCATTTtatcagcacacaactcagcagtTAAAG
- the LOC122004954 gene encoding WD repeat-containing protein 6-like isoform X1 — protein MAGGERSSWRLRIGPYFGEVSALSFVPLPRPMSPFPLLLAGTGSELLVYDVRSANLVETFQVFEGVRVHGISLQSPDNNDDPFCSAAFFIIAIYGERRVKLFRLCIRLGLNDGAGSNLGVRLELIQRLPGFDHWVLDVCFLKEDNVLAVGLSDNSVALWNLTSSIVVTRVKSSERCLLYSMRLWGNSIRLLIMASGTIFNEIIIWKLIHERPHPSSNQLKEHIGSNSSSAMDAHIDSVNYVAYHLNKLIGHEGSIFRMSWSSDGTRLMSVSDDRSARIWLIDCQKQEFDNLVQTLGNYVSSDLTLFGHNARIWDCYISHSVAITAGEDCSCRVWATSGDQLLMLKEHIGRGIWRCLYDPDSSLLVSAGFDSAVKVHQITSSSSKEAREQYGISDNLMDQRENFQICIPKLANQLSLMDSKSEYVRCIQFTQENSLYIASNNGYLYHVELSNPGRITRTELIQLRESQIICMDILPMKTSESSLNLDDIVAIGDGNGKVTVVGVNNRGVTPSASFSFNWSAEKERQLLGVHWCRSLGSSYLFTSDPRGILRMWKIEKAALESDIHVTSIDYNALLLAVFTSSFRHRIMCIDASRKEEVLICGDKRGNIILFPLVDELMVEKRTEIIVISPGDQFKGAHGISSVTSICIVSSQLNDADIQTTGADGCICYFQYSKILRKIEFIGMNQVKDLSMIQSVFSSATSGDTKFNKYAIGFTSVDFIMWDMTNETKTIKIPCGGWRRPFSFHFGDVPEHQNCFAYVKDHIVHVHRVWVVAKEKLFPKVLHMQYHGREIHSLSFISAVHLSTLNKGGHSWIATGCEDGSLRLARYSSIKAGRWSESILLGEHVGGSAVRSICFIPKIYTFKIPMSSTSNKDTHRISNDSSEDQLLLISVGSKQVLTSWILQSSSAQNKNSDYTSDPSKTELSSISFRWFSTQLPSKFASRQKGLEKLFKTSEESNHLTTECDQISTLNSTFVDQMDNDWRYLAVTAFLLKPVDSRTTICFIVVACSDATLMLKALLLPYRLWFDVALLVPVKSPVLSLQHIVVPWDSCSKDAAPIGNAYLLISGSTDGSITFWDLTEVVESFVQTVLDVQPQMFIDCQRRPKTGRGSQGGRRWKSLSNASPGNTFSNSNGIKQGADMVCSENEFANLSTMDSDQIHTPSSTQLIDVPKGPSNIFSNLCEIHPSCVLSSLHQSGVNCLNVAEIKKCQYSKSEITYCVLSGGDDQSLHLLVFGLQVEPTNQDAGDNQCTARQNYIDDGDHNRRDGKRYKLNVLSQNSILSAHNSAVKGVWTDGTWAFTTGLDQRIRCWQIDPLFRLSEHSNVIISVPEPETLDAIIHDSGGNSWYQIAVAGRGMQMVEFKSIAGDDE, from the exons ATGGCTGGAGGCGAGCGGAGCTCATGGCGACTAAGGATCGGTCCTTACTTCGGAGAAGTTTCTGCTCTCTCATTCGTTCCTTTGCCTCGTCCCATGTCCCCCTTCCCCCTTCTTCTCGCTG GAACTGGATCTGAGTTACTGGTTTACGATGTCAGATCGGCGAACCTTGTGGAGACCTTTCAGGTCTTCGAAGGGGTGCGTGTTCATGGAATCTCATTGCAATCTCCTGACAATAATGATGACCCTTTTTGTTCGGCAGCATTTTTCATTATTGCTATCTATGGAGAGCGGCGAGTTAAGCTATTTCGCTTGTGTATTAGATTGGGGTTGAATGATGGTGCTGGGTCCAATTTAGGAGTGAGATTGGAATTGATCCAGAGATTGCCAGGGTTTGATCACTGGGTCCTGGATGTCTGCTTCTTGAAG GAGGACAATGTTCTTGCAGTGGGCCTCAGTGATAATTCTGTAGCTTTGTGGAATCTTACTAGTTCTATTGTGGTCACCCGAGTGAAATCTtcag AGAGGTGTCTCTTGTATTCTATGAGACTGTGGGGAAACAGCATAAGGCTACTCATTATGGCATCTGGAACAATTTTTAATGAG ATAATCATTTGGAAGTTAATTCATGAAAGACCTCATCCTTCATCCAATCAATTGAAGGAGCACATTGGTTCCAACTCATCCAGTGCAATGGATGCTCATATTGATAGTGTGAACTATGTAGCTTATCATTTGAATAAACTAATTGGGCATGAAGGATCAATATTTCGAATGAGTTGGTCATCCGATGGAACAAGGCTGATGTCTGTTTCTGATGATCGCAG TGCTCGTATCTGGCTAATTGATTGTCAAAAGCAAGAATTTGACAATCTTGTGCAGACTCTGGGTAATTATGTTTCATCTGATCTCACATTGTTCGGGCATAATGCTAGAATCTGGGACTGCTATATATCTCATTCT GTAGCAATTACAGCTGGCGAAGATTGTTCATGTCGAGTTTGGGCAACAAGTGGGGATCAATTATTGATGTTAAAGGAACACAT TGGTAGAGGCATATGGCGTTGTTTGTATGATCCAGATTCTTCACTTCTGGTAAGTGCGGGATTTGATTCTGCAGTCAAAGTGCATCAAattacttcctcttcttctaaggAGGCAAGAGAACAATATGGCATATCAGACAATTTGATGGATCAGAGAGAGAATTTCCAAATTTGTATTCCTAAATTAGCAAACCAGCTTTCTCTGATGGACAG CAAAAGCGAGTATGTAAGATGCATACAGTTTACTCAGGAGAATTCTCTTTATATTGCAAGCAATAATGGATATTTATATCATGTTGAATTGTCTAATCCTGGAAGGATAACCCGGACTGAACTTATCCAACTAAGAGAATCACAGATTATTTGTATGGATATATTGCCCATGAAGACTTCAGAGTCATCTTTGAACCTGGATGATATTGTTGCAATTGGAGATGGAAATGGGAAAGTGACAGTTGTTGGGGTTAATAATCGAGGCGTTACTCCTTCAGCCTCGTTCTCTTTTAATTGGTCAGCAGAAAAGGAGAGACAATTATTAGGTGTCCACTGGTGCAGATCATTGGGTAGTAG CTATCTCTTTACATCAGATCCTCGGGGTATCCTGAGGATGTGGAAAATCGAAAAGGCTGCTTTAGAATCTGACATCCATGTTACCAGCATAGATTACAATGCATTACTTCTTGCAGTGTTTACTTCAAGTTTCAGACATCGAATCATGTGTATCGATGCCTCACGTAAAGAGGAG GTTCTTATATGCGGTGATAAGCGTGGGAATATTATTCTCTTTCCTTTGGTGGATGAATTGATGGTAGAAAAACGCACAGAAATAATAGTCATCTCTCCTGGTGATCAATTTAAAGGTGCACATGGCATATCTAGTGTCACTAGTATCTGCATTGTCAGTTCACAATTGAATGATGCTGACATTCAAACG ACTGGGGCAGATGGATGCATTTGTTATTTCCAGTATAGTAAAATCCTAAGGAAAATTGAATTTATTGGGATGAATCAAGTGAAAGATCTTAGTATGATTCAGTCAGTCTTTTCAAGTGCAACCTCTGGGGACACAAAATTCAACAAATACGCAATTGGTTTTACATCCGTGGATTTTATAATGTGGGATATGACAAATGAAACTAAG ACAATCAAAATTCCTTGCGGAGGGTGGCGCAGgccattttcttttcattttgggGACGTTCCAGAACACCAAAATTGTTTTGCTTATGTGAAG GATCACATTGTTCATGTTCATAGGGTTTGGGTGGTTgctaaagaaaaattatttcccAAGGTCTTGCATATGCAATACCATGGGAGAGAGATACACTCATTATCTTTCATTTCAGCTGTGCACCTATCAACACTCAATAAGGGTGGTCATTCATGGATTGCAACAGGCTGTGAAGATGGAAGTTTGCGGCTGGCCAG GTACTCGTCTATCAAAGCTGGAAGATGGTCTGAGTCAATATTGCTGGGTGAGCATGTAGGAGGGTCAGCTGTGAGGTCTATATGCTTCATCCCAAAGATATATACCTTCAAAATTCCAATGTCCAGTACCTCTAACAAAGATACACATCGCATTTCAAATGATTCCAGTGAAGACCAACTTTTATTGATTTCAGTTGGTTCCAAGCAAGTTCTGACTTCTTGGATCTTACAGAGTAGCAGTGCACAAAACAAAAATTCTGATTATACATCAGATCCGTCCAAAACTGAGTTATCATCAATATCTTTTCGGTGGTTCTCCACTCAGCTGCCCTCAAAGTTTGCTAGTCGTCAAAAGGGTTTGGAGAAGTTATTCAAAACATCTGAAGAAAGTAATCATTTAACCACTGAGTGTGATCAGATTTCAACATTAAACTCCACTTTTGTGGATCAGATGGATAATGACTGGAGATACCTGGCTGTTACTGCTTTTCTTTTGAAACCTGTAGATAGTAG GACTACAATATGCTTTATAGTGGTTGCTTGTTCAGATGCAACCCTCATGTTGAAGGCTCTTCTTTTGCCTTATCGATTATG GTTTGATGTAGCTTTACTTGTTCCAGTAAAATCTCCTGTTTTATCTCTGCAGCACATTGTTGTTCCTTGGGATTCCTGCTCCAAAG ATGCTGCTCCAATTGGAAATGCATATCTCCTTATAAGTGGATCAACTGATGGAAGCATTACTTTCTGGGATCTCACTGAAGTAGTTGAATCCTTTGTGCAAACAGTGCTGGATGTTCAACCACAGATGTTCATTGATTGTCAGAGAAGACCTAAAACTGGAAGAGGAAGCCAAGGTGGAAGAAGGTGGAAATCATTGAGTAATGCATCTCCTGGGAATACATTTAGCAATTCAAATGGCATAAAACAAGGCGCTGATATGGTTTGTTCTGAAAATGAATTTGCAAATTTATCTACTATGGATAGTGATCAGATACACACTCCATCTAGCACACAGCTAATTGATGTTCCAAAAGGGCCTTCAAATATCTTTTCGAATTTATGTGAAATACATCCCTCATGTGTTTTAAGTTCACTACACCAGTCAGGTGTCAACTGTTTAAATGTTGCAGAAATAAAGAAATGCCAGTACTCAAAATCTGagattacttactgtgttttaagTGGTGGGGATGATCAATCTCTACACTTGCTAGTCTTTGGCTTGCAAGTGGAACCAACCAATCAGGATGCTGGAGATAATCAGTGTACTGCTAGACAGAATTATATAGACGATGGGGATCATAATCGAAGAGATG GCAAAAGGTACAAGCTCAATGTGCTTTCCCAAAATAGCATTTtatcagcacacaactcagcagtTAAAG